Genomic DNA from Gimesia aquarii:
GAGACCATCCAAAGTTGTCCTTCGTTTTTAACTAATGCTGCCCAGGCAACTACGAATCCGCTAATCATCCAGCCACTTCGGCTTTGTTCCTTCTTCGCAAAGTGGTACCAGGCCAGAGATGTGAGTATCGTATAAGACAAAATGAAATCGAGTGACTTGATTGCATGAAGATAAACAAGAAACGGTGTACCCAGGATGATAGCAACGGTGAGGTACCCCCACAGAGAATTTCGAGTTTCGATCAAGCGCCACCATCCGGTCAGAATCGACATCCACCCAGCGAAGAAAGGGATCGTCAAACAGGCAACTGCAAGTGCAGATCGGCTTCCATCCAAGCTCCAAAGTGGAACCAATGCCCACGAGAACAGGGGCGGGTAATCGGGATGCAGTAATGCAAGATCATTCGAGAAGCCTTGTGTCCAAAGGTCGCCTCCGTCTACCAGAAAACGTGCACGCAGAACCCATGTAAACATCGGATCCCAACTTCCCCAGGGGACGAGTAGATGAACTTGAATGGCGATCAGAAACTCACCCAGCAAAAATGCAAAAAGCATCCAAAAGGTGAGCGGCGAGGAGACAAAGAGGCGCTCTCTTAAATTGCTTTGATGCTTTCGTAGAACATAAACAATCAATCCACAAAACAAAGTAAGTATGCTGATGATCGCAGGTAGAGAAAGGGTTGTTTCGAGCAGCCCAGCGAGAGATAGAAAAGACACCCACAAAATCGGTAAACTGCCCCAAGCCAACAAGTGCAGTCGTCTCGGAACGCATCGAAATACGATCAGCCCGGCGAAACAATAAAAGAGCAAGGTCAAAAGTAGCGAGTACATCTTACGTATTCTAACAGAAAACGCTACGGATTATACTCAAAGGATGGAAAAATGCCTGCCCTACTTAAGTAATCAAGTTACAGCGAAATCTAGGCTTGCTATTTTGCAGTTCCTTCTACGAGAATTAATTCTTCCCGTACTGGAATATTCTTCCAATGTTCGTTTTGACCACTGGGCCATGAAACTGTGATTCGATCAATAGAAGTGGCTTTATCAATGGGTACTAATACGCGTGGGTCATTAGATGATTGAAAACTACCTCCCGCGGGAACATTAAAGATTTGCTTGTCTTTGTCAATGAATACTTTAATCGTAATTCCCAAAGGTTGCCGTGCTTCTTTCACTCCGATAAGTTTAATCCTTAGGCTTTTTCCTGCGCGTGAACTGTCATTACGTAATAAAGCTGCTGGTTTGATTTCGTGTGAAGTGACTAAATCGGAGTCGCCATCATTATCTACATCTCCAACGGCTACTGCTCGTCCCAGAAATTTTTCCTTGAAATAGGAACCTGAATTACTTGAAACATCAACGAACCGTGTTCCGCTCTGGTTAAGATATAATTGCTGAGTCATCTCATATTCATGCTCGGTTTTTTGCCGATTCAGATCCCAAATATGTCCATTGGCAATAAACAGGTCGGGCCATTGATCAAGATTAAAATCAGCGGCTACTGTTCCAAACGCCAGCATGGGACGGGAGGCCGTATCTAATCCGAGTCGTGAGTTACTGGCTAGAAATATTCCAGGTTCGATTTGCTCATAAAAATCATTTGGCGAATTTTCAAAATTTGTAATGAACAGATCGAAGTGGCCATTCTTGTTAAAGTCAGCACAGGCAATACCCATTGAAGATTGAGGTAATCCATTATCTCCGACTGCTACTCCTTGAATGAGCCCTTGTTCTTCAAAATGGAGTTCGCCTGAATTTCGAAAGAAAAAGTTATCGGTAGTATCGTTCGCTACGAAAATGTCTAATAAACCATCATTATCAAGATCAACAATTTGTACTGCCAATCCTTTCCCTGCAGCAGGTTGAGTAATACCAGATTGCGCTGATTCATCTGAAAAAGTTCCATCTCCTAAATTCTTATAGAGTACATCGGGCTGCGCGATTCTACCAATAGGACCACAAGAGATTTTGAGCCGTTGCGAGTTAAGTGTGGTATAACATGGAGGGTCATTCCGTGAATATTCCACGTAATTTGTGACATATAAATCGAGATTACCATCTCCGTCGAGATCGGCAAAAGCGGCACTGGTTCCCCAGTGCTCGTCTCCTGTTTTGGTCTGGTCAGTCACATCGCTAAATGTCCCATCACCGTTATTCTGCCAGAAAGAATTTTTCCCGTAAGCACACAGGTACAAATCAACAAAACCATCGTTATCATAGTCTCCGCAGGCAATACCCATCCCAAAACCCGTTTTTTTTAAGCCTGCAGGAGCGGTCACCTTATCAAAATCAAGCTTCTTCGAAGACAAACCAGCTGAGCGATAAAGCTGATGGAATTCCTCAGCTTGTTCTGCTGGGTGATCGAAGTGGGAACCGTTCGCAAAAAAAATGTCAAGTCGGCCATCACAATCAAAATCAAAAAAGGCCACTCCCCCTCCATTTTGTTCGACCATGTAATGTTGAGGACTAGGGTTACCATAGTAGATAAAATCGATACCAGATTCTTTTGCGATGGAGGTAAACTGGAATGGACTCGCTAAAGAAGAGTGATTCACTTCCTGTGTCGTGGAAGATGTTTTTGGAAGGGAGCTTTTTATGTTGGAATTTGGCAATGACGAATTTTGTTCAGAGCATCCTGTTCCCAAGACAGGCAATGTTGCAAGCACCACTATTAGTGGAAATAGAAATTTGCCTTTTTGTGAGTCCAACATAACTTCTGCTTTTTTATTGACCTTTTAATGTTACTACAACTTCTCGAGATTATTGTTTACTGAAGTGAGGTAGCAATCTTTTTCCATTCACGCGACTGAATTACTTTTCCCAGATCCTTACAGTATTGGGATACTTGAAGACAATCAGCCTTTGTTGGTTGTTCCAGAACACCACTAGAAACTATTTTATCTAGTTCTCGATGACTTAACGCTAATTTCTTCGCTTGTTGGAAGAATTGTTGGGCCTCTTTTTGCTGGCCCAATGCTTGTTTGATGGTTCCACAGTATTGCAGGTATTTGATTTGATACGGATTTAATTTGAGCGATTTTTGGATTTCTTCTAATGCTGCTGTTTGATTGTTCTTCTGAAATTGAAGTCGACTAAGTATCCAGTGCCAGCGATCATCCTGTTCTAATGAACTTTGAATTTGTTGCGGGTACTTTTGATGCAAGATTGCTTCGCATTTCGTCAACTCGCCTAATTCTAAATAAAAATCAGCAGCAACTAAGATTGACTCAATGCGATCAGGGATTATCGTTAGTGATTCATTAATCAAAACTTTTGCTTGCTCAGTTTTGCCAAGTTTCCAATAGCAATATCCTAAAGCCATTATGACAGAAGCTTGACCTGTTTGTGCATCGTTGATTCGTTTCAGCAGTCGAATCGACTCTTGAGCAATCGGAGGTTTAAATTCCAAATGTAATAAATGATAAAGAAATGGGTACGGATTTTCCGCCTGAAGTAATCCCGCTTGTAATAAGCTTTCAACTTCGCGTAAGCGAAACTGGTTGAAGTACAGCCATTGTAGTTCTGTTCGAGCGGGTGATGAGTTGGGGAATTTAATCAAATATTTCTCGAGTGCATCTTCTGCCTGTTCAATCTTTGCAGTCTGTAT
This window encodes:
- a CDS encoding CRTAC1 family protein, which translates into the protein MNHSSLASPFQFTSIAKESGIDFIYYGNPSPQHYMVEQNGGGVAFFDFDCDGRLDIFFANGSHFDHPAEQAEEFHQLYRSAGLSSKKLDFDKVTAPAGLKKTGFGMGIACGDYDNDGFVDLYLCAYGKNSFWQNNGDGTFSDVTDQTKTGDEHWGTSAAFADLDGDGNLDLYVTNYVEYSRNDPPCYTTLNSQRLKISCGPIGRIAQPDVLYKNLGDGTFSDESAQSGITQPAAGKGLAVQIVDLDNDGLLDIFVANDTTDNFFFRNSGELHFEEQGLIQGVAVGDNGLPQSSMGIACADFNKNGHFDLFITNFENSPNDFYEQIEPGIFLASNSRLGLDTASRPMLAFGTVAADFNLDQWPDLFIANGHIWDLNRQKTEHEYEMTQQLYLNQSGTRFVDVSSNSGSYFKEKFLGRAVAVGDVDNDGDSDLVTSHEIKPAALLRNDSSRAGKSLRIKLIGVKEARQPLGITIKVFIDKDKQIFNVPAGGSFQSSNDPRVLVPIDKATSIDRITVSWPSGQNEHWKNIPVREELILVEGTAK
- a CDS encoding tetratricopeptide repeat protein, translated to MTAQRETEKAQFVGHFKHTRFFCGLSCSYLKEKRLRKRTQIIIGVFTLTTFVWITNYFIGSYARENATETLKQAEHLLIKGQPNQAIDKLKKLLKYDPENSKALFLLGQSYYNQKEYTKSLDKFLTIPERSDLYGAALLNVAKSSIQTAKIEQAEDALEKYLIKFPNSSPARTELQWLYFNQFRLREVESLLQAGLLQAENPYPFLYHLLHLEFKPPIAQESIRLLKRINDAQTGQASVIMALGYCYWKLGKTEQAKVLINESLTIIPDRIESILVAADFYLELGELTKCEAILHQKYPQQIQSSLEQDDRWHWILSRLQFQKNNQTAALEEIQKSLKLNPYQIKYLQYCGTIKQALGQQKEAQQFFQQAKKLALSHRELDKIVSSGVLEQPTKADCLQVSQYCKDLGKVIQSREWKKIATSLQ